caagggaaacaaacgcAAAAATGTACTGGggctcatcaaaataaaaagcttctgcatagcaaaagaaacaatcagcagaactggaaagcaactgacagaatgggagatgtTTGCAGACGACGTGTCAGATGGAGACTTGGTGTCCAGGATCTATGGAGagcttgtcaaactcaacacccaggggacaaatgatccagtgaagaaatgggcaagggacgtgaatggacacttctccaaagaagacatccagatggccaaccgacacatgaaaaaatgctcaacatcactcgtcatccgggaaatgcagatcaaaaccacaatgggataccacctcacacctgtcagaatggctaacactgacaactcaggcaacagcagatgctggcaaggatgcggagaaaaaggatctcttttgcactgctggtgggaatgcaaactggtgcaggcactctggaaaacaatatggaggttcctcaaaggattaaaaacagaactaccctacgacccagcaattgcactactagatatctacccaagggatgcaggtgtgctgtttcaaaggggcacatgcaccccaatgtttacagcagcgctatcaacaacggccaaagtatggaaagagccaaggTGTCCATGatggatgaaaagataaagaagatatggtatatatatacacaatggagtttTACTCGGTGGTCAAAAAAAAGTGGTCTTGCCAtctacaactacgtggatggaactagagggtattatgctaggtgaaactGGTTGGTCAGAGGAGGACAGAtgtcatgtgacttcactcatatgaggattttaagaggcAGAGAAGATGAATACaagagaagggaggcaggaatgATATGTGAACAGGTAAGGGGACAAAAACATGGGAGACTCTTAAATGTGAAGAACAGGCAGAGGGTtagtggaggggttgtgggaggggtgatgcGCTGAATGGGTGGGGGGCACTGGGGagtttactcctgaaatcactgttgcactgtatgctaacttggatgtaaatttaaaaataaaaaagaaagaaaaagaaagaagcaatgaTTTCCATAAACCTTTCTTCCTACCTCAAAAACCTGACTGAATTTTAAATGTGCCCAGTCTTGAAggataaatttgtatttatataacaAAATCTGGTAGAGAACTAAAATTTGAGAACCTGAGTAAAGGCAGTCTTGGTGTGAACTCTGGGGACATTTTCTGACCAGAAAAAATGTTAGAAAGAGACATAAATCCATACTTTGTCTCTccccactgattttcaaatacacagcaatggtagacaaaataaaacttcaaaaaacagaACTTCTCTAAAACAGCATGCATTTCTCAacgggaaaaaaacagaaatataataaGTGAGTGGGGTTGCAACTTGGGGCATGATGAGCTGCTCTATGTTCAGTCTGGTTTCTAAGGGATAAGAGGCACTAAACATACCCATCATGAGAAGGGGCCCAGAGTCAGATGCACTGCCTTAAACAGGCAGGAGCTGGTCATTTTTGTTAAAGggaaacttaagaaaaacaaaaagtcaaagcAATTCCAGAGCCCCAGTAAAAAATCTGTGTCTTCtcatttattgtaaaattgttACAtacttaacaaaaacaaaaattcaaaccaATGATGTAAAAGTATTTGAAGCATTTCATCTGGGCATACTATGCTctaacacagattttaaaaaccttattCTTATTTTCAACTAAAACACAtcctaaaataatttatcttgCTTCTTGCCAATTAAAACTCCAACACACGAAGGGATAGTTTTCCTATCACCAAAtctcccccaaattaaaatttCCTGGGTTTCACTGCTAAATATGCTGTTGTATACTATGCAGCATTTATTCTCATTCtactttctcaaaaaatttcCCCATTCCTTTAAAACTGGAACAAAATTCACTTTTAATGGCCTTCTTTTATTTTAGCCTTCTTTTATTTTACCCTTCCTTGCCACCATTCAATAAACTCAattaccactttaaaaaaaatttttttttcaacgtttatttattttggggacagagagagacagagcatgaacgtgggaggggcagagagagagggagacacagaatcggaaacaggctccaggctctgagccatcagcccagagcccgatgcggggctcgaactcacggactgtgagatcgtgacctggctgaagtcggacgcttaaccgactgcgccacccaggcgcccctcaattaccACTTTAAAAAGTCCACTTCATATTTAATTCCTACAGTGTTGTCATTCTGATAGTATTTTAGAAGTAATGTATTTGAAGTATTTGGTGCTTTGTAACACTGATTTATGACCAACATAAATccacaaaatcacaaataaattcCCTAGGGATGTTTTTCTAACATGCACAGATCTCCACAACCTTAACTTTATTCAAGCTTTAAAAACtgatttagggggcgcctgggtggcacagtcggttaagcgtccgacttcagccaggtcacgatctcgcggtccgtgagttcgagccccgcgtcgggttctgggctgatggctcagagcctggagcctgtttccgattctgtgtctccctctctctctgcccctcccccgttcatgctctctctctctgtcccaaaaataaacgttgggaaaaaaaaaaaaaactggtttcgAAAAACTACCAGCTAAATCTTCAGAAGTCTGtcattctcaaactttttggtctcagaaCTCCTTCTAAACTCTTAAATATTACTGAAGTCTCCAAAACTTTGTTTGTGTAGGTTATATGTTttgatatttaccatattaaaatttatgacatactgtaattgttttgtttaaaaatagtaaattattaTGTCaacataaattaacattttatgaaaaatgattttccaaaaatataaacaaaaagtttaatgagacaccatgttttacatttttgtgaatatctaggttaaaagaaaacaactagaGTCTCATACTTGCCTCTACATTCTATCTGTTTGCAACATGTGGTTTGGGCTGAAGCATAGAATATTTAGTCTTACAAAGATACGtggctagaaaaggaagaaataatttgtCTTTCAGTCAATTGTGGGTATTCTTTGATACTGTATCAAACTTGACaagtggcagtttcttataaGTCAGTGGCAGTGTAAAATCTGAAACCATATTGATAAACTTTCCATACACTTGTTACAGGTGTATCTCAaactttgaatggatctttttACTGCTGTGTGATTTTGTAACACGAACTGGTTATCTGACAACTACTGGTTCACTGAGTTATCACacagatcttccaaatgttggcACATTTTGTTATAATACAGTATCAAATCCTATTTATTAATATCATATCCATCTCATCAAAAAAGTAATTATTAACAAGCAATCAAGTTCACAGAAATAAACttgagttttccaaaattctaattttcactgGAAAACCCAAATTTTATCATTGGTAGCAAATACTGTTAGGCTTTTTTCCTTAAGTGATAGGCtcacttaaatcttttttttttttttttgagaaaatatttgcacttaAATACATGAGTCTCTCAATAACCATAGTTTGTCAGttgttctttcaagtaaaaacacTCTTTCACAAAAATAGCATTTAGTTCACCTTGCAACTCACACAACTGCACAattggaaaagaaatttttttaaagataatcatCTTGTTTATGGTATGACGTAGAAATTGCTTCATTAAAGCATAGTTCCCATTTTGTCACAAAGAATATTACAAAGACATAGCAGGAACTGCAAATTAAATACGAGACAGCACTTCACATCCACTaagatggctataatcaaaaagaggggtgcctgggtggctcagtcagttgatctcaccattggtaagtccaagccccacatccagctctgtgctgacagctcggagcctggaacccactttggattctgtgtctccctctctctttgtccctcctccactcacactctgtcactgtctctctctcaaaaataaataaacattaaaaaaataaaaaaattaaaaaagatagtaACGGGTGTTGGTAAGAACGTAAAATGGTGAAATggtgcagccgctttggaaaaAGTTTGGTAAGCAGCTCTTCAAAATGTGAAACATAGTTACCaaacaatccagcaattccactccttagTATataccccaaataaataaaaacatgtccacataaaaactgtcctcaaatgttcacagcagcattattcacaatagccaaaaggtagaaacacaGTCTGTCAACAGGTAAATGAGTAAAATGAGGTATATCTATACCATGGAGTAtaattcagccacaaaaaggaatgaaatactggcCCAGGCTACAATACAGATGAAACttgaaattattatattaaatgaaagaagtcagacacaaagaaGCCACAAaatgcatgattccacttatctgAAATAATCGGCaaatccagaacaggcaaatccaaagcgacagaaagtagattaacagttgccaggggttaagaggagggagggaatgaggagtgactgctgatgggcatgggtttttttgttttttttttttttgcggggtgatgaaaatgctctaaaattagaTGGTGATGATGGCTGTACAAGtgtgattacattaaaaaaaaaacaacactgaattatatactttaaagagTGAATTGTGAACTTTACGGTATGTGACTTGTACTTcagtaaagctatttttttaaaaaagacatgctGCACTCGAGTCAAGATTTAGTAAAAACAACTATTTTGACTGGTTCATCAAGGTCATTCTTCAGtgaaaatagcatttttctttAACTGCAAGCACATGGTCATGAAGAATACAACAAGCCTGGAAGTGGTACTACTTTCATTTTTGCCAGGACAGAAGCCATTTTAgccaccatcagggaaatgtcaACATGATGCAAAAGGCAAATAACATCAGTATTATGAAAAGTGGTGTCCTTGACATCAAGGACCTCTGAGAGGGTTTCTGGGATCCCCCAGGGATCCATAGACCATGCTTTTATAATGGCTGCTCTAAACCACTGCTTCAGGAGGCTCAAATGCAATTAAAGTCTTGCCAAGTACAGATCTGAGGCTTCAGAACAATTCTGATTTTCTAAGCATGTATGacaaatttcttcaaagaaaaaaagtagtatCTATGGTGATGGGAATTacgtcaaaaaattaaattcaagtgTCCTAATGTAAGAGTTTGGAATCTTTGACTCACTCAGGTTATAATAGTAGTACAATCAACACAATAACCCAAATACAAAATAGAAGAGTAAAACTAAGGATTTAGTGCACATCAAAACACTCAATAAAACGTTATCTAAAGAACATTAAAGTAATAATGATACCATCTCTTTTACAACTGTTTAATTTCTACACAACATTCGAAAAATAGACTTCTGAGATTTCTACCCATACTATCAATAGCCATGTATCTAGCACGGTTAAATTTAATGCTCAGCTACACACCTGTAAGAATAAACTATCACAAAATCAAAGAATTTTAGGTCTGGAAGGCACCCTAGATATAGTCACCTAGTCCAACAACCCCATTTTATATAATGAGAAAACCAAGTTTGCAAGAGAAAAAGTAACTTGGCCAAAATCACAGCTAGGTAGTAGGGGAGACAGACAGTCTTGGCTCCCAGTGCTATGTTTTCACCATGCCAACCTAATTCCCCAACCaaaaataatgcataaaacaTTTAACTTACATCACACCAAGCACAACCAAGACACCTTACCTgccaaataaaaattttgtaatgcCACCAATCAACACCAATCAAAGGTGAAAACAGATGTAAGATTGGGGAAAAACTACAAACATACTTGGCATAATGGAGAAATGAATCCTTGACTTCAAAACTTTTCAGTGAAGAACAATCTGGAAGACACTTTGATGTCTACCTTTCATACAAACATAGGGAAATGTATCATCACCTTTAAAGATACCCAGATACTGAAAACACCTTAAACCAAAAAATATCCCTACATGTTAACAAATCACTGATCTATGGCATGACATGACTTAAGACTCACCTGCAGGACTGTCAGCATTCTCTCCTGGGTGTAGCTGTATACCAGTAGAATCTATAGAGTTCACTGTAACTGTCTGTAGATTTGGCAACTGACCAGTGCTTAGACTAACTGGAGTTGAAGTCAAGGCTCCACCTGCTGCAACTTGACCAAGCGTGAGTGTCTGAACAGGCGTCAAAGTTATTTGCTGGGCAGCAGTATTCTGTATTTGTAAATTCTGCAAGTTCTGGACCCCTTGTACTTGAAATGTTTGCCAAGTTATCTGTCCAGAAGGGGTCACTGTCTGTGCCTGAATTAAAAAGGTTCCAGGATTCAGCTGCAACTGAAGATTTTGCAAAGCCTGTTGTGATATATTTTGACCACTGGCTTGCACACCATGGATTGTCTGTGGTGTAATACCTTGCACAATTTGGGCTTGACTGGTTGGCTGCTGAGACTCTTGAAGTTGTAGATGTTGTACAACAGGCTGCGCTGTAGAAACCTGAATATTCTGAGCCTGTGTCTCTTCAGAAACAGGCGACTGGATATAATTTCCCTGAAGATCTGAAGAATGGACTTGCCCACTAGAAGTAGTCAAgctatttgtgttttgttgtaATATACCTGTACTATCTATAGTTACAGGCAACTGTGATGAAGAAGATGTTGGCACAAATAAATCTGTATCAGTATTCGTTTCATTAATATCAGGAGAAACCCGCTCACCAGTCCTTTCTGAATTGTCTGAACTATCCATAGCTTGTCCTGTGTTTATCAAATGTCCATCGGCATTAATGCCTGCAGTCATTGTCTGAGAACTGCCCGAGAGTCCCAAAGAATCTAGATCGACACTATTGATTGGTACAAAGGTAATATTTCCTGGCAGACCAAGAGGCACATTCGCAACTACTTGGGTTTGGCCAGGAAAAGATGAACCACCAATTGCAACTCCCTGAACCTGGACTTGACCAGTCTGTGGTATGAGATTCTGGATATTAGCAGGAGGTGTTCCAGAGGCAAGCAAGGTTTGATTAGAGCCAGGAATGATCTGAATTTGACCACTTTCTTGATTTATACCCCCATTATCTGAAGAGCCTGTGAAACCAATCTGAACTTGCTGACCATCTGTTGACTGAATCTGTGGTATTACTTGATATTGAACATTGGACACTGTACCATTTGATGAATCTGATCCTGGTGCAActgaaaatatttgctgattcTGCAAATTCTGAAGGGGAAGGACATACTGCCCACTCGAAGTAGCAGCACTTGGAATCTGTACTAGATTACCAGCTTCATCTTTTATAGTTGTAGGTGTGGCTGACAAAACCTCCCATCGGTTTGGTGCTCCTCCTAACTGTGCAGAAGCCAAATCGCCTGtctggataaagaaaacaaaaaatgttatgCGATATATGTCTGTGAAATATTTGAATCAATcctcaaaaaaatcttaaaaactgacATAAATCCTACTACCTGAAATTAAAAGTTCTCTTAGTAACACAGTAGACTTCAAATACTGAGACAGTACTATATAAACCataatatttactattatttccaattttgttaattattacaAAGATAACCCATGCTATTTGAGcaggaaaaaaattcagagtgTTCTTTGTTTTATGACCACAAACTGGTCTTCTATTCCCTCACCTATGATCTCTAATCCatacagttaaataaaaatacaggtgGCTAGAAAAGATTATGAACCGCTCAAACCAAACATTATCACAAACACTGAGGagttcaaaaaatatatatactaaaatacgTATCACTAAATCAGTACATTATATTTGTGTACAAAAAGGAAACATAACCAGTACAGTGTTATCAAATCacctaaataagaaaaattaagatttgtGTATTACTGCTATAAACCTTAAGTCAAGCTATTAAAGCTCCCCTTTTATGGCACATATTAATGTCCTCCAGAGTAAACTCTTGGCTAGGACTATTCCATTAGCAAGCCATCATATTCTTTACTTTTCCCatgaactacaaaaaaaatatgagaccttaaaattttttaatgaggaaagatTATTGCCCTGTGACCACATGGCAAAGTCACTCCACCTGAAAGGTTTTTCCAGAATCTAAAAGCTGGAGGATACAGACATGATTTTATCTACCACTCTATTTATGTTTGCAGGAAAATGACAGACATATACATTGTGTATTCTGTTACGTAACAGAATTTAGTTATCATCCTCATATTTTACAGATTGAGCAACACAGGAAAGCAGAAAGCAATAAAATCTTACACATCAACATCAAAGggcaaaattttttaagaaaataaaggtaatgtCTCACATTGGAGCCGTTCTTTTAAGGCCAAGTACTATGATAGTGATTTATGAGATTATTATCATCTACTCCTTACGACAATTTTGTTAGGTAGGTGTTATCACtattctcatttcacaaatgaaaaactgagaaatatcACACAGCTATCAAATGGCCAAGATAGGATTTAAAACTAGGCCAAGTCTAACTACAGAACCTAGGCCTTTAATTCATACCAAACTTGTCTCCCACTAAGATCAAGGGTAAAGACACAGAGAATAAGACCTTATATGAATTATCCTCAAAATAAAGTCATTCCTATGCCACTTCCTTCTCCATCTATATGTGAATTCCTATGACTATGCTTATCACTAGACAATGAAAACATAAGCAAATCTAGTCCAGCATTCTCAACCTAGGACCCATGCTTGGGCTTCAAGGGATCTCTGAATCCTCTAAAATAACACAGCAACTTTTTGAGAAAGTACAACTGGGGAGCAGAAGGATAATCTAGGGTTACACTGTATTCTCAAAGGAGGTCTATGACCATAAAAAACAGTTAAGACATATACTGTTCTCTCAGTATAAACCAGTCCACAAAACTTAATGCAAATATTGTAGaaccagattttaaaagtttcttaaagAAACTCACTACCTAATTCTCATGCAGACGCATAGTTGAAAAGCATGTATTTCAATGGATGAACCACAGTTCAATAACTCAATTCAAGACATTTGAGCATATGTGCCAAGTTGAAATAAGCATGAGTAAGCACATGAAACACACACTCTCTATTTTAAATGGTTCACAGTTTATCCAAGCAGACACAGAAATACATGCTACTACTATGTGAATATAGGTGTGCACTAGCCATAGAAGGGGAACATagaagattgggggggggggggaggtatcACACGAGATATTTAAAGTACTCTTAGAATAAATTTATGATTTCACTGTAGGCATCTAGGAAAGAGAGATAGGGGCATTAATAAAggcataaaaaaatattcacaaacaaaaggaaattctaaagaATGGACAGTTTGTGGAGTTCAAGAGAATCCAGAAAAGGCTCATATTCATAGAGAAAAGTAATGGGGAACAAGACATTTTTATCAAGGCCTGTAGTTAATGGCTTTGTAGATCctgctaaggagtttggactttatcctgcaGATAATAAATGAAAGCTATAAAAGGTTTTTAAGCAAGTGATGCAATCAGGATCTGTGTTTTATAAAGATAAACTAAGGCCCAGTGAAGGAGACTGAAAGAAAGGCGGAAGAGACTAAAGACAGATAAACTGTGGGACCCAGTACAAATGTGTAAGCTTCAACTAAAATAATCATcttttaaatacaaacatttaaactTATCAAACTTAAATTACTAAAATGAAGACCAGTCATTAAAGTTGCATGTCATTCTTCAACTTCTATCTGGTATAGGAATTATAAGCTTAAGTCATCGTTCTCAATATCTGAGTAATAATTCATGTTTCATTTCAGTCTCTTGGCATCTTAAATAATCTAAAGACATTTACATCTAGACTTTATACTGAAATCTACACTAAAATATGTCTAATATCCAACCTTTATCTTCCTAAGGTTGTTGTTCACCTCTGAATTTTGACCAGCATTAAATTTACAATTATTCAACTTATATCAAAGAATACAGTATCTCAGGTACAGATTGTTTTATCATACTGGCATTTTaccttttctcattctttaaaaaaagtcaaatttatggcatctgaagtatttttttttttacaaaatagtaGTAAAGGCAAATAATCAACCATCAGTGAACAGCTTTTTAGTCAAGaaattccttgaaaataaatataactacTCAAATGACAAATCTGACTAAGTACTATCCAAGGATccagaagttaaataaaataaattgtggtaccACTTTTCCCAAAAATGCAGGTCATTAATTGAAGGGAAATCCCCAAATGTTAAGTAACACAGCATGATGCATCTGAACTTTTTGAATAAACCTAAGGAGAAATGCatacataagaaatatttatgaagcacaaacccagagggaagaaaaacagcaacaaataaTTTAAGCAAGAGACAGGCAAAAGGGATCTTTTAAACgaaataaatttagttttaaaaaatttaccaatattaatttttttaatagaactgGAGGAAAAACACTGAATCAGAAAACTATTAGACTTTCATGGTTTAAGCCACAATTATGTTTGGAGGAGGTAAGTATATtacattataaagaaaagaaCTGACTTCTAGCTAAAACTGTGGGATTGTGTGTGATTTAAAGCAGGACTCaattttcttatgttaaaaatgggggtgggggcgcctgggtggcagagtcagttaagcgtccgacttcagccaggtcaagatctcgcggtccgtgagttcgagtcccgcatcaggctctgggctgatggctcagagcctggagcctgtttccgattctgtgtctccctctctctctgcccctcccccgttcatgctctgtctctctctgtcccaaaaataaataaaaaaacgttgaaaaaaaaaattaaaaaaaaaaaaatgggggtggggggcacctgggtggctcagtcggttaagcattcagttaagccttcgacttcagctcaggccatcatcttgcagctgttgagttcgagccctgcgttgggctctgtgctgacaacctggagcctgcttcagattttgtctccctctctctctgcccctcccccactggtgctgtctgtctgtctgtctctctctctctcaaaaataaataaacataaaaaagaattttttttatgggaaaactgggacacctgaatggctcagttggttaggcaactcactcttgattttgactccggTCAGGATCTCACCGATCTGGAGTTCaaaccctgcttcaggctctgcgctgacagggcacagagcctgcttgggatgctccctctctctttgcccctccccctcctgtttGAGCGAGAGAGCCCACACacccgctctctcaaaataagttttaaaaacttaaaaaaaaaaaaaaaagggaaaattattacCTCACAGGATCTTAAGAATCAAAATAAAGCATTATGCTTTATAAACTATAAACCACTATGCTATAAACCACTATGCTATAAAGCACTATCCTAAAATCCTATCATTATGATTACTCAGATTATGAGAACACAGCATGATTTGAATGCCTAGTACAATCCCTGGCATAAagatcagcaaatatttattgaatgaatagttaaaagtatttactttaaaatcactgcaaagaaaatgacagaaagaatGGATCAATAAAACTGACCTTGAGATATTAAAGTCTTCCATGAAAAACTCCCAATTTTAAACCAATTTCTTTCCATAATTCAACAGTAAGTCCCCCCAAACTTTCAAAACTATAGAGCCTTTACTAAGCCCATTCATTTGTAAGAGAAATTTCATTAGCAGCACCCCACTCAAAGAGATGACGATTCATAAAATCAAGAGACCAAAGTAAAAACATGTGATGTTAAGCTATTGGAAACACTAATGTTAGGCTTATTGGAAACactacagaaacaaaagaagagagaccTAAAAACACATAACCCAGGCAAGAACTAGCATTTGGTTTAGGTTCAAGATAACTCTCAAGAAAAATCCACCAGTGTTTGTCTCAGTTAACTCTTCATATTCTTATCAGACAACTAACAAACACCAAGCTGACATGGAAGTTGGCATTATCGTAAAGTTGTAACTTGAAGGTACTCTTAGGTCTCCCTCTGTACATAAACACATAATCACACCGTAAAAAggaccaaaaccaagagtagccCTAGGACGTTGCTATAGCAATTCATTACAAGGGCTTTCTCCAGTGCAACCAGGCATAAAaatggaggggggaggagcagttgaatgggggggggggaaaaaagaggctaTCTTCTCAGATAATACCTgtggaaggggggaaaaatgcaTAGCACTTATTGCATAGCATTTGGAAAGGATTATTAACTTCTCAGTTCCCACAAATGGCTTTGTGAAAGCCAGAACCCGGCAAGGACAAAGTGTTActggaaacaaaaacaagtgtGAAGCTAAGGTGGAAAGAAACTAAGAACGACTCAAGTTTCTTAAAATCTTCAAGGAACACTAAAGAACTCAAACCaacttcaaataaaaacaattacccAATTAACTGATCACAACTTGAAGTACaaatgaaataagcaaataaataatccagaaacTCACATGAATACAGATTGGACAAATTAATGTGACATAAAGGTCTACTTCTtacatttcttgatttatt
The window above is part of the Prionailurus bengalensis isolate Pbe53 chromosome C1, Fcat_Pben_1.1_paternal_pri, whole genome shotgun sequence genome. Proteins encoded here:
- the SP3 gene encoding transcription factor Sp3 yields the protein MTAPEKPVKQEEMAALDVDSGGGGGSGGGHGEYLQQQQQQHGNGAVAAAAAAAQDTQPSPLALLAATCSKIGPPSPGDDEEEAAAAAGAPAAAGATGDLASAQLGGAPNRWEVLSATPTTIKDEAGNLVQIPSAATSSGQYVLPLQNLQNQQIFSVAPGSDSSNGTVSNVQYQVIPQIQSTDGQQVQIGFTGSSDNGGINQESGQIQIIPGSNQTLLASGTPPANIQNLIPQTGQVQVQGVAIGGSSFPGQTQVVANVPLGLPGNITFVPINSVDLDSLGLSGSSQTMTAGINADGHLINTGQAMDSSDNSERTGERVSPDINETNTDTDLFVPTSSSSQLPVTIDSTGILQQNTNSLTTSSGQVHSSDLQGNYIQSPVSEETQAQNIQVSTAQPVVQHLQLQESQQPTSQAQIVQGITPQTIHGVQASGQNISQQALQNLQLQLNPGTFLIQAQTVTPSGQITWQTFQVQGVQNLQNLQIQNTAAQQITLTPVQTLTLGQVAAGGALTSTPVSLSTGQLPNLQTVTVNSIDSTGIQLHPGENADSPADIRIKEEEPDPEEWQLSGDSTLNTNDLTHLRVQVVDEEGDQQHQEGKRLRRVACTCPNCKEGGGRGTNLGKKKQHICHIPGCGKVYGKTSHLRAHLRWHSGERPFVCNWMFCGKRFTRSDELQRHRRTHTGEKKFVCPECSKRFMRSDHLAKHIKTHQNKKGIHSSSTVLASVEAARDDALITAGGTTLILANIQQGSVSGIGTVNTSTTSNQDILTNTEIPLQLVTVSGNETME